Part of the Candidatus Dadabacteria bacterium genome is shown below.
CTCCTCCTCCCCCCCCGCCCCCTCCGCCTCCGCCGGAAGAAGAGGTCTGCGTCGTTTCCGAGGTGACCGATGATAGGAGTCTCGGTAGATTCGTAGAGTGCGCGGCGGAGAGAATAGAGGGCTCCGGCACCTTTGAGGAGACCTTAAGCATCCTTGAAGAGTTCCGAGACAACGAGGGAGACTGGAATGACGGTTCCACGTATCTTGTTCTTCTCACCAAAAGAGGCGGGGTGTACTTTCACACCACTAAAAGGGAAGTGGAAGACCGGGACTGGTCCGGGGTTGTTTTCTGTGAAGGAAGAGTATCAGTGCTTGATACACAAGAAGGGTGCTTCATTGAGTACAATGGCGAGAGAAGCGGCTATGCGCATCCGTTTTCCGCTTCCTCTGTTCCCCTTGCGCACGGCGCTGAGGAATTTGTCCTGCTGGGTGGTTTTGATGAAACTCCCGCAGGGGAACCTTTCACGACGGGGCGGATTGCCAGACCGTCAACGGAAGCCGGGGATGTAGATACCGACGAAGAACTGAGGGAATTCGTTGGGGAGGGGGGAAGAGCTCTCATGGTAGCCATTATGGATCCTAGGATTGACCCCGCGCAGTTGCGAGGGGTTCTTCGGCGCGAGGGGCCGTGGAAAGAAGGAGACGTCCATATTTACATTATGGATGAGAGTGGAAGAGTGATATTCGACGGGGCTGACAGGAACAGGGAGCAGAGTCGGACGGATGAACCCGGAAAGCTATACGTCATAGACCGTATAGCGAATGCGGGTCAGGAGGCCGTCGGACATGTGGTGGGCGATTTCTGGATTTACGCCGTAAGGGTAGAGTCTCCTATGGATGAGGAGGGGAATAGCCACGTATACGTCGTGGGTTCCGGGTACCAAGTGGAGGAGCCGCCGGATGTGGAAGAGCCACAGAGCATGAGTGACGGCGGCGGTGGAGGCTGTGCCGTAGGAGGCAGCGGAAGCGACAGTGCGTTTGGCCTGTTCTTGGTGGTGTTGGCGTTGTTTTTTGCGGTCTCGTTTAAAAGACGTTCAGCGCAAGACAAGATGCATTGAGATGAGAGGACCCGTGCCCCAAATCGACCCTACCCCTAATTTGCTTTCCTTTCACGTTGTCCAAGGTACTGTTCTGGATTGCTGAAATCGAATAAGTAATCTGATTTATGTGGTGAATATTCGCCGCATAATGTATAATTACGCCTAAAAATCAGCGTCATGCGGATCTGTTTTCAGAGCTTCCCATGGGTTTCGCATCCGGCGGGGAGGGGGGCTTAAAAACTCCAAAAGATTCGTCAAGCAAGTTTTTAAGAAACCAGGAAAACCATGTCAAAACCCAAAGTTTTTCCACCCTCAGAATCTGTTACTGAAAGAGCCTTGGTCAACAGGGATGAATATAACTGGATGTATCGTCAGTCGGTTAGGGACCCGGAGAGGTTCTGGGAAGCCCACGGCAAGCGGATTGACTGGATCAGGCCCTATACGAAGGTAAAAGACGTAGACTACGGCCCGGGGGAAGTGTCGATCAGGTGGTTTTACGACGGAACCCTTAACGTGTCGGCGAACTGCGTTGACCGCCACGCGGAGAGAACCCCTGACAAAATCGCAATCATATGGGAAGGGGATGATCCCGCTGAAGACAAAAAGTTCACCTACAGGGAATTAAAAAGCGAAGTCTGCCGCATGGCGAACGTTCTTAAGTCTCTCGGTGTCCGCAAGGGCGACAGGGTGACCATATACATGCCGATGATACCCGAGGTTGCCTTCGCCATGCTTGCCTGCGTGCGTATCGGCGCCATTCATTCGGTCGTGTTCGGAGGCTTTTCACCGCACGCGCTTGCGGGGAGGATTTCCGATTGTTCTTCGGAGGTGGTCATTACTGCGGACGAGGGACTTCGCGGCGCTCGCAAGGTGCCCCTTAAGCTAAACACGGACAAGGCGCTAGAGGAAGAAGGCGTAGATGCAATTGTGAAAAAGGTTCTTGTAGTGCGCCGCACGGGAGCTGACATTCCATGGGACGGGGGCCGCGACGTCTGGTATCACGAGGCCTCCGCGGAAGTTTCCGATGACTGCGTGGTTGAGGAGATGGGGGCTGAGGATCCGCTTTTCATTCTCTACACTTCGGGTTCAACCGGAAAGCCCAAGGGGGTCTTGCACACAACCGGCGGCTATCTTGTCTACGCTTCAATGACTCACCAGTACGTGTTTGATTATCATGACGGAGAGGTCTACTGGTGCACGGCCGATGTCGGCTGGGTCACGGGACACAGCTATATCGTCTACGGACCGCTTGCAAACGGTGCCACCACGGTCATGTTCGAAGGAGTGCCGGGTTACCCGGACATCTCGCGCTTCTGGAGAGTCTGCGACAAGCATAACGTCAGTATTTTCTACACTGCTCCCACGGCTATCCGAGCGCTCATGCGCGAGGGCGACGGGCCGGTTAAGGAGACCTCGCGTGCCTCGCTTCGCATTCTCGGAACCGTTGGGGAACCGATCAATCCTGAGGCCTGGATGTGGTACTACGAAGTCGTCGGCGAGGGGCGCTGTCCGATAGTGGATACCTGGTGGCAGACTGAGACCGGGGGTGTCTTGATAACGCCGCTTCCCGGTGTGACAGATCTCAAGCCGGGTTCGGCCACGCTGCCGTTTTTCGGGGTTTCCCCGGAACTGGTTTCGGACGATGGCGAGATTTTAGAAGGCGCGGCGGAGGGAAATCTTTGCATAGCCGATTCATGGCCCGGGCAGATGCGCACGGTATACGGAGATCACGATCGCTTCGTCGAAACCTATTTCGTTGCCTATCCGGGCAAGTATTTTACCGGTGATGGCTGTCGTCGCGATGAAGACGGGTATCACTGGATTACGGGACGCGTCGATGACGTTATAAACGTATCGGGTCACCGTATGGGCACGGCCGAAGTGGAAAGTGCTTTGGTATCGCACGGGAGCGTCGCCGAGGCAGCAGTGGTGGGTTATCCTCACGAGATCAAGGGTCAGGGTATCTACGCCTATATCACCCTGAACTCCGATTCTGAGCCCTCAGAAGAACTTCGCGGCGAACTGGTTAAGTGGGTAAGAAAGGAAATAGGACCGATCGCCTCTCCCGATCTTATACAGTGGGCCCCCGGTCTTCCGAAAACCCGATCGGGCAAGATCATGCGCCGGATCCTGCGTCGCATCGCCGCAAACGAATACTCTGACCTCGGCGATACTTCAACGCTTGCCGACCCGTCGGTGGTTGATGACCTGATTGACAACCGAATGAACCGCTGAATCTTGTCAATTGCCCGATCTTCTGGTTTTAAGACTCGTAAGTGAGCGGAAGGTAACGAAAACTTTACAAATCCGGAGTTGCGTTCCATGATTGTAAACGGATATGGCAGGGCGAACGGTTGAAAACGAAATCTCGACATTTCATATGAGGCTTAACAAGTTTCTTTCCGAGTGCGGAATAACATCAAGAAGAAAAGCGGATAACCTTATAAAGGCGGGACGGATAACCGTAAACGGAGAGGTCGTTCGTGCTCTCGGTTCCGTGGTGGACGAGACTGCCGACACGGTGGCGCTTGACGGAAAACCCGTGCGCAAGGAGAGGAAAAGATACGTAATGCTTAACAAGCCCCCTTTTTACCTTACCTCCCTTAAGTCAATGGAAGACGGAAAGAAGACGATAACGTCCTTTCTGGGAGGCATAGAGCAGAGGGTATATCCCGTCGGCCGGCTTGACTACGACTCCGAGGGACTTCTGATTCTCACAAATGACGGGGAGCTTGCCAACAGGATACATCACCCCAGGTACAAGGTGGTAAAAACCTATCTGGCCGAGGTTTCGGGAGAGATGCTGGATGACCTTGAAGCGGTGCTCGGGGAAGGGGTGGAGATCGAAGAACGCTTTACGAAGCCGGATTCAGTGAGCGTTCTTCAAGTGTCCGCAGGGCGCGCGCGGGCAAGCATTTCCTTTCACGAGGGGAGAAAGCATCTGGTGAAAAAGTACTTCGAGGCCTTCGGACTTCGGGTTACGAGACTTAAGAGGATTTCGTGCGGCAACGTGCGTCTCGGCGAGCTTGGGAAGGGGAAGTGGCGCGATCTTAACCCTGGAGAATTGAGAAGCCTCCAGAAGATAACGGGACTTTTGCCGCGCAGTGAAAGGAAAACAGCGGGAGGGGCCGCATGAGCAGATTTATCACATTTGAGGGGATAGACGGAAGCGGCAAGTCAACCCAGGCTAAGCTCCTTGCTGATTACCTCTCTGGCAAGGGAGAGGAGGTGTTTTTCACCAAAGAACCGGGCGAGGGGAAGCTCGGCCAAGCGATCAGAAACGAGATTCTCGACCGAAGGGACATCGATATTGAGCCCTACGCCGAGCTTTGTCTCTTCTGCGCGGACAGGGCCCAGCACGTAAGGGAGCTTATAGTGCCGAAGCTCAAAGACGGCTGCACGGTCATCTGCGACCGCTACTACGATTCGACACTGGCCTATCAAGGCTTTGGAAGAGGGCTTGATCCCCACTTGGTTTCCCTCATGGCCATGGCCTCGAGCTTGGGGGTTGAACCCGATATTACGTTTTTTCTCTCGATACCGGTTGAGCAGGCGCTTTTAAGGCTCAAAGACCGCGAAAAAGAGAGAAACAAGATGGACGAGGAACCGCTTGAGTTCCACAGCCGGGTGGACAGGGGCTACAGAGTACTGATTGAAAAAAGCATCCCAAGAATCAAGGTAATAGAAGCTTCCGGTTCTCCAGAGGAGACTCACATGAAGATAAGGGCTTTTTTAAGTGAATCCGCTGCTCAGACGTAATTTTTTGTGCTCTCGACAAGCTGCTCCACTCTCGGATACATATAGATATGCAGGACGGTTCCTATCACGGAGAAAGGAATCGCATCCATGGGATTTTTGCTTAAAAACGAGAGCACAAATCCAAGCAGCACCACACTTTCGTTTATTCCCCAGGGAACCACATGCGGGAGCAGAAGACGGTTAGAAAGCTCCTCAAGCCTTTTCTCCTGTTCCTGGCCCTCTGTGGCGAGAAATTTCTTTCTAAGCGATTTGTCCGATAGGGAAAATCTGTATATGAGGAGGGAAACTATCCCGAGGGCCGCTCCTCCCAAAAGAAAGGCGTTTTTCACGTTTTCCCTGACACCCGGTGCCTCAGGCGAGCTGAAAAGGAAAACCACCGCTGTATAGGCGAACATGGCGAGCAGCAGGGCGAACCAGACTATTTTCAGGGCGCTTTGGTTCTTTGCGACGGATGGGGTGCGATTTTTCCTGTCCATGTCTCTGGATGGGAGCGGAACTGTGTGCTCAGGACGTGATCTTGGCGAAAATCACACTCAGGATTACAAGCGCGACCAGAATTCCCATCATGTAAAAAGGCACGCTTGGGTTATATCCCTTCTCTATGTTGGGAACCCTCTTCTGGGACCAGATTATGGGAGCCGCTTGGTTTTCATCTGCGGTTTCAACACTCTCGCTGGCTCCATCCGCGGCTTCGGCGCTTCCATCCGGTGCTTCTGTTTCCTGTGCAGGTGCTTCCTGCTCCGCCGTTTCTTCTGTTTTTTGCTCTTCTGGTTCTGACATTTTGGGGCTTCCTGGAACTGCGCGTACGGAGAAATTATCACGCAACCCGCCCCGAAAATCAAGTGTTCTGCCGGGTTGCGATGTTCCTTGGGAGCTTTCTTGAAAACCCGTTCCTGTGCATTTATAGTTATCTAGATATTACAAAAGGTTGCGGAAAAGAGCGGCCGAACGGAGGTTTTAAAGATGGCGGATTACGCAAACCCCGATGTTCTCGTGAGCACGGACTGGGTAGAGGAGCATATTGACGACCCCGATATCGTTATAGTGGAATCGGATGAGGACATACTGCTTTACGAAATAGGACACATAAGGAATTCGGTGAAATTCGACTGGCAGACCGAGCTTCAGGATCAGCTTATAAGGGACTACGTGAGCAGGGAGAATTTCGAGGCACTGCTTTCCGAAAAAGGCATTTCCAATGATCACGCGGTGGTTTTCTACGGTGACAGGAGTAACTGGTGGGCGTGTTACGCTTTCTGGACTTTTAAGGTTTTAGGGCACGAAAAATGTTTGATAATGGACGGCGGCAGGCAGAAATGGGTTGATGAGGGAAGAGATCTGGTAAAAGAAGTTCCCGAGAGAGCGAAAACAGATTACAAAGTGTCGGCAGTCGATGAGTCAATAAGGGCTTTTCGCGATGATGTACTGGAGCACATGGGCTCCGACAAGCCGCTAGTTGACGTCCGTTCCCCCAAAGAGTATTCGGGAGAACTTCTTCACATGGAAGCCTATCCCCAGGAAGGGGCGCTTCGCGGGGGACATATTCCGGGCGCGGTGAACGTTCCTTGGGCCACAGCCGCGAACGAGGACGGAACTTTCCGCTCGGCCGATGAGCTTGTCGAGATATACGAAAAAGGGCAGGGCCTCAGCAAGGACCAGGATGTGATTGCCTACTGCAGGATAGGGGAGCGTTCTTCTCACACTTGGTTTGTCCTCACTTATCTTCTCGGATTCGAAAACGTTAAGAATTACGACGGCTCGTGGACCGAGTGGGGAAACCTTGTAAGGGCTCCTATAGAGAGATAAGGGGAGAAGGATTTTTTGAGGGAGTAAAAGGGATGTGGTCTTACGGGTCCGCATCCTTTTTTTTGAAGTCGCGGGAAAATGGCCAGCGTAGAAGAGATAATCAGGGAATTTCAAGGGGCGGACCGTCAGGAAATGATAGAGCTCCTGATAGATTATTCGGAAGACCTTCCTGAGATTCCAAGGAGATTCGCCGAACGCGTGGACAGAGACCTTCATCAGGTACACGAATGCGAAACCCCGGTTTTTATCTGGGTTGAGATGGAAGATGGCAAGGTGAATATATTTGCTGACGTCCCGGAGCCGTTTCCAACCGTGAGGGGGCTTGTATCGATTCTTGTAAGCGCTTTTGACGGACTCAGCCCGGAGGAGATCGAATCCGCGCCGGTGGACTTCATTTCCCAACTCGGAATAGCCCAGAAGCTCGGGATAAGAAGAGTCAGAGGCCTTAGCGCGGTTTACGCGAGGATAAAAAGCGAGGTAAGACGGCACGGAACGGTCACATGATTGAAGAAGACAGAATGAAGATGATCATGGATCATTATGAAAATCCGAGGAATTTCGGCCCGCTTGAGCACCCGACGGTGACGCTTAAGGGCGGCAATCCCAATTGCGGCGACAATATAAATATCTATATACGCACAGACGGCGGAAGCGTGATAGAGGATATAAGTTTTGACGGGGAAGGCTGTACGATAAGTCAGGCGGCGGCGTCTCTTCTCACGGAATTTGTAAAGGGAAAAACAGTCGGACAGGTAGGAGAACTTGATTCCGATTACCTCAGGGAACTTCTCGGCAAGGATATCATGGTGACCCGCCCCAAATGCAGTCGCCTTGCCCTTGAAACCCTTAAATCCTGGGTCAGGGATTTTGAGAGGGGAAAAACCGCCTGATTTTTGGTATACTTCACTTTATTACTCAATCAGATCCAAGGAGATTCAAACGATGAAAAACGGCAAACTCGACAAAACTATTCTGAGCGAGAGAATCGAGCAAGCGCTTAAGTACCCGCTTTTCGATTCCATATTCAACAGGCGCTCAAGGAGGTTCGGTCTCGGAATGGAGCTTAAGGACAGCACCCTTGAGTTCAAGTCAAATTACGACCCCGTACCTCTTAGCGAGATCGAAGAAGCACTTCTGGTGTGG
Proteins encoded:
- the acs gene encoding acetate--CoA ligase — encoded protein: MSKPKVFPPSESVTERALVNRDEYNWMYRQSVRDPERFWEAHGKRIDWIRPYTKVKDVDYGPGEVSIRWFYDGTLNVSANCVDRHAERTPDKIAIIWEGDDPAEDKKFTYRELKSEVCRMANVLKSLGVRKGDRVTIYMPMIPEVAFAMLACVRIGAIHSVVFGGFSPHALAGRISDCSSEVVITADEGLRGARKVPLKLNTDKALEEEGVDAIVKKVLVVRRTGADIPWDGGRDVWYHEASAEVSDDCVVEEMGAEDPLFILYTSGSTGKPKGVLHTTGGYLVYASMTHQYVFDYHDGEVYWCTADVGWVTGHSYIVYGPLANGATTVMFEGVPGYPDISRFWRVCDKHNVSIFYTAPTAIRALMREGDGPVKETSRASLRILGTVGEPINPEAWMWYYEVVGEGRCPIVDTWWQTETGGVLITPLPGVTDLKPGSATLPFFGVSPELVSDDGEILEGAAEGNLCIADSWPGQMRTVYGDHDRFVETYFVAYPGKYFTGDGCRRDEDGYHWITGRVDDVINVSGHRMGTAEVESALVSHGSVAEAAVVGYPHEIKGQGIYAYITLNSDSEPSEELRGELVKWVRKEIGPIASPDLIQWAPGLPKTRSGKIMRRILRRIAANEYSDLGDTSTLADPSVVDDLIDNRMNR
- a CDS encoding rRNA pseudouridine synthase yields the protein MRLNKFLSECGITSRRKADNLIKAGRITVNGEVVRALGSVVDETADTVALDGKPVRKERKRYVMLNKPPFYLTSLKSMEDGKKTITSFLGGIEQRVYPVGRLDYDSEGLLILTNDGELANRIHHPRYKVVKTYLAEVSGEMLDDLEAVLGEGVEIEERFTKPDSVSVLQVSAGRARASISFHEGRKHLVKKYFEAFGLRVTRLKRISCGNVRLGELGKGKWRDLNPGELRSLQKITGLLPRSERKTAGGAA
- the tmk gene encoding dTMP kinase; protein product: MSRFITFEGIDGSGKSTQAKLLADYLSGKGEEVFFTKEPGEGKLGQAIRNEILDRRDIDIEPYAELCLFCADRAQHVRELIVPKLKDGCTVICDRYYDSTLAYQGFGRGLDPHLVSLMAMASSLGVEPDITFFLSIPVEQALLRLKDREKERNKMDEEPLEFHSRVDRGYRVLIEKSIPRIKVIEASGSPEETHMKIRAFLSESAAQT
- a CDS encoding sulfurtransferase, translating into MADYANPDVLVSTDWVEEHIDDPDIVIVESDEDILLYEIGHIRNSVKFDWQTELQDQLIRDYVSRENFEALLSEKGISNDHAVVFYGDRSNWWACYAFWTFKVLGHEKCLIMDGGRQKWVDEGRDLVKEVPERAKTDYKVSAVDESIRAFRDDVLEHMGSDKPLVDVRSPKEYSGELLHMEAYPQEGALRGGHIPGAVNVPWATAANEDGTFRSADELVEIYEKGQGLSKDQDVIAYCRIGERSSHTWFVLTYLLGFENVKNYDGSWTEWGNLVRAPIER
- a CDS encoding SufE family protein; translated protein: MASVEEIIREFQGADRQEMIELLIDYSEDLPEIPRRFAERVDRDLHQVHECETPVFIWVEMEDGKVNIFADVPEPFPTVRGLVSILVSAFDGLSPEEIESAPVDFISQLGIAQKLGIRRVRGLSAVYARIKSEVRRHGTVT
- a CDS encoding iron-sulfur cluster assembly scaffold protein: MIEEDRMKMIMDHYENPRNFGPLEHPTVTLKGGNPNCGDNINIYIRTDGGSVIEDISFDGEGCTISQAAASLLTEFVKGKTVGQVGELDSDYLRELLGKDIMVTRPKCSRLALETLKSWVRDFERGKTA